The following is a genomic window from Candidatus Methylomirabilota bacterium.
CCGCTGTCACGTCGCCGAGGTGCTCGTGAGCCGGCGCTTGCGGCCGCTCAAGACCCTTGACAGCGTTATCTCGAGGGCGTAGGCTGTTGCGTAGTTCTCGCGGCCTCTGTACGGCCGCGAAAAAGAACCAAGCGATCATAGAATATCGCAGAAAGGAGATGGTGGATGGCGGGGAAGTTCCAACCGTACCGAGGGGAGAAGCGGCGAAAGGAAGCCGCACGCAAGACCAAGCAGGAGGAGAAGCTCCGCAAGAAGCTGGAGAGGAAAGAGGGCGCACTGCCGACTGAGGAGATCGAATCGGACAAGGGTTCGCCTCCCGCCGAAGAGCCGCCACCCGACCCCGCCTCATAATGCTGAGCGGGTCCAGCGGGTTATGGTCTGGCGATCCGTGCCCGCTTCCGCCCGTGCCGGTCCAGCACTTTCTTGCGCAACCGCAGACTCTTCGGCGTGACCTCCAGCAGTTCGTCTTCTGCCAGATACTCGACACAATTATCCAGACTCATCTGCCTCGGCGGCGTGAGGCGCACCGCAATATCGGAGGTCGAGGACCGCATATTCGTCAGATGCTTCCGCTTCGCGACATTCACCTCCAGGTCTCGCTCCTTGGCCGCCTCGCCCACGACCATCCCTTCATACGCCTCGGTCCCTGGTCCGATGAAGAGGATCCCGCTCCCCTCCGCACTCGCCAGACCGTACGCCGTGGCCACTCCAGCCTCCCACGCGACCAGCGATCCACGGTCACGCGCGCGGATCTCGCCGACCATCGGTTCATAGGCGTGAAATAGGCTGTTGAGCAGCCCGGTCCCGCGCGTCGCGGTCAGGAACGCCTGGCGAAATCCCAGCAACCCTCGCGTAGGGACCGTGAACTCGTAGTGCACGAGCCCCTGGTCGCCAGTCCGCATATCCACCAAACGTCCTCGCCGCACACCCAACATCTCCATGACCAACCCAGCCTGTTCCTCCTGGACCTCGATGCTGACTCGTTCGAATGGCTCCAGCCGCTCCCCACTATGCGGATCGGTCTGAAAGATGACCTCGGGCCTCGAGACCTGCAGTTCATACCCCTCGCGCCGCATCGTCTCGATCAGAACGACCAGGTGTAACTCGCCTCGTCCGGCCACCAGGAAGCTGTCGGGGCTATCTGTGTCGTGGACTCTCAGGCTGACATTGTGTTCGAGCTCCTTAAACAGGCGCTCGCGGAGGCTTCGGCTCGAACTCCATCGTCCCTCTCGCCCCGCAAAGGGGCTGGTGTTGACGCTGAAGGTCATCTGTACGGTCGGCTCGTCGACCCGGATCGGGGGAAGGGCCAGAGGGTTATCCTTGTCGGCAATCGTCTCCCCGATTCCAATCTCCTCAAGGCCGGCCACCGCCACGATCTCGCCCGCCAGCGCCTCCTCGACCTCGACTCGGCCTAACCCCTGATGCACAAAGACCTGCGCCACCTTGTCGGGGTGCCAGGTTCCATCCTTGGCGATTCGAATGACCTCCTGGGCTCGGCGCAGACGGCCGGCGTACAGGCGGCCGATGGCGATCCGGCCCTTATAATCATCATAGGCCAGGAGATTGACCAGCATCTGCGTGGGACCATCCGGCTCCACCGCGGGGGGAGGCAGAGATCTGAGGATCGTGTCAAACAGGGGCTGCAGGTCAGGCGTCAGCGTGGTCGGTGTGTAGCCAGCCTGTCCACGGAGGGCATCTGTGTAGACAATCGGGAAGTCCGCCTGCTCTTCGGTTGCCCCTAGATCGATGAACAGATCGAAGGTAGCATTGGCCACATAGTCGGTTCTGGCATTGGCGCGATCGATCTTATTGATCACCACGACCACCTTGTGCTGGCGTTCCAGGGCCTTGCGCAGGACGAACCGGGTCTGGGGCATCGGTCCATCCACGGCATCTACCAGCAGCAACACGCCGTCCACCATGTTCAGAACTCGCTCGACCTCGCCCCCGAAGTCGGCGTGTCCCGGCGTATCCACAATGTTGATTTTCACGTCTCCGTAGGTCACAGCGGTATTCTTGGCCAGGATGGTGATGCCGCGCTCCCGCTCCAGCGGGTTGGAATCCATAACCCGTTCGACCATCACCTGGTTGTCTCTGAAGATACGGCTCTGCTTCAGCATAGCATCCACGAGCGTCGTCTTGCCATGGTCTACGTGTGCGATGATGGCCAGATTCCTGAGATCGGTGCGCTGCTGTGTCATAATGCCTTCTTTGATGCGATGATGGATCGTGCGACCTGTCTGCGTGCATCGCACAGGCAGGCGTGCCCGGCAGTAGGTGGCACGAACGCGGAAAATGTATCGTACATTCGAAACCCAGTATGGGGAGGCGCGAGAAAGGTCAGAGCCCGAGGGGAAACCGGCTGCGGACCTGCTGGGGCCGTTTCAACAGATGCGGAGATCACGTTGAAACGGCACGAGTCCATCACCTCACGAATTGGCCAAAGTGTATCGCAAAAGGACGGCGTCGTCAAATAATTCCTGCATTGAGCGAGGCGAGACTTTCCCGTTGCGCCACGCAGCTCGGAGGCGTACTATTCTTTGGTACCTTCCTGCCGCGCGCCGCGTGGCGCAGGCAGGTGCGTGAGCGGTTCAGTTGGCTGTGTCACACCGATGGAGGATGAAGAATGAAGAGAGCTCGATACGTAACGATGCTTGCAACGGCTGTGGCGGTGATCCTGGCCATGGCGACTGGGCTCGCACTGGCCGAGGCGCCAGAAAAGGCGCCGGCCAAAGGTAAAGCTGACAGTCCCGGAATTCAGAAAGGCTCCACCGTGAAGCTTGAGTACAGACTGTCGGACGAAAAGGGGGCAGTCTTGGATACCAATGAAGGGAAGGAGCCCTTAATCTACACCCATGGGCAGGGACAGATCATCCCGGGGTTGGAGAAGGCGCTGGGCGGCCTGCACGTAGGCGATGCGAAGCACGTCGTGGTCTCGCCCGATGAGGCCTATGGACCGATCAGGCCCGAGGCGTTCGTTGAGATCCCTAAAGAACGCATTCCGGAGAAATCGCAGACAGTCGGGGCCCATCTCGTGGCCCAAGGTAAGGACGGGCAGCCCTTGCACGCCTTCGTAAAAGAGGTCAAGGAGAAAACGGTCGTCCTGGACACCAATCATCCGTTGGCAGGGAAGGCGTTGACCTTCGACATCAAGATCGTCGGCGTCGAGGCTGCGCAAAGCAAGTAGAAGGGCTGGTAGGCGCCAAGACCGACGGCTGCGGCGCTCACTCCAGGTAGACGAGGCCCTGGCGGTCGATATCGAGAAGATGCGCGCGGTTTTCAATTCCGAACTCTCGCCGCCAGCGTTCGCTCATCCTGTGGCCGATCCCCTCGCCGTTTCCGCTGACCAGCGCAAGCAGCGAGGAGCCCGCACCGCTCAGGCAGGTTGCCAGCGCGCCCGCTTGACGACCCTCTTCCAACACCACCTCCATCCCCGGGAGCAATGCGGCCCGGTAGGGTTGGTGGAGGCGGTCTTCAGTCCCCGGCGCCAGCAGTTCTGGACGGTCGGTGGCAAGACCCGTCAGCAGGAGGGCCAGGCGGGTCAGGTTGAAAACGGCATCAGCAAACGGGACCTGCTTGGGGAGCACCTCCCGCGCGCACTTTGTCGCAAGCTTGACCTCCGGGATCACGACTACTGCCTTCAGGTAAACGGGAACGGGGACCTTGGCGGTCACGACGCGGCCCGCGACGATGGCGGAAGCCGTGAGGCCT
Proteins encoded in this region:
- the typA gene encoding translational GTPase TypA; its protein translation is MTQQRTDLRNLAIIAHVDHGKTTLVDAMLKQSRIFRDNQVMVERVMDSNPLERERGITILAKNTAVTYGDVKINIVDTPGHADFGGEVERVLNMVDGVLLLVDAVDGPMPQTRFVLRKALERQHKVVVVINKIDRANARTDYVANATFDLFIDLGATEEQADFPIVYTDALRGQAGYTPTTLTPDLQPLFDTILRSLPPPAVEPDGPTQMLVNLLAYDDYKGRIAIGRLYAGRLRRAQEVIRIAKDGTWHPDKVAQVFVHQGLGRVEVEEALAGEIVAVAGLEEIGIGETIADKDNPLALPPIRVDEPTVQMTFSVNTSPFAGREGRWSSSRSLRERLFKELEHNVSLRVHDTDSPDSFLVAGRGELHLVVLIETMRREGYELQVSRPEVIFQTDPHSGERLEPFERVSIEVQEEQAGLVMEMLGVRRGRLVDMRTGDQGLVHYEFTVPTRGLLGFRQAFLTATRGTGLLNSLFHAYEPMVGEIRARDRGSLVAWEAGVATAYGLASAEGSGILFIGPGTEAYEGMVVGEAAKERDLEVNVAKRKHLTNMRSSTSDIAVRLTPPRQMSLDNCVEYLAEDELLEVTPKSLRLRKKVLDRHGRKRARIARP
- a CDS encoding peptidylprolyl isomerase, translated to MKRARYVTMLATAVAVILAMATGLALAEAPEKAPAKGKADSPGIQKGSTVKLEYRLSDEKGAVLDTNEGKEPLIYTHGQGQIIPGLEKALGGLHVGDAKHVVVSPDEAYGPIRPEAFVEIPKERIPEKSQTVGAHLVAQGKDGQPLHAFVKEVKEKTVVLDTNHPLAGKALTFDIKIVGVEAAQSK
- a CDS encoding homoserine kinase, producing MRLVRVRVPASTANLGPGFDTLGMALSLYNEVELIDEAVGFQLQVEGEGKVELEQAGERNLTVRAAQATFRDVGFQPAGLRIRQINRIPLGRGLGSSAAACLAGIAAAARLAGVQFSTDELLARALPFEGHPDNVTPALMGGLTASAIVAGRVVTAKVPVPVYLKAVVVIPEVKLATKCAREVLPKQVPFADAVFNLTRLALLLTGLATDRPELLAPGTEDRLHQPYRAALLPGMEVVLEEGRQAGALATCLSGAGSSLLALVSGNGEGIGHRMSERWRREFGIENRAHLLDIDRQGLVYLE